The Solanum pennellii chromosome 11, SPENNV200 sequence ACTAATGAATAATTTCTAAACAAGAAAACCTTCACGAtaccataaaaatatatagatacTTTATGAATTAGTATCATATACGGTATTGATATCATTAAAACTGATAATTTCACCTAAACGATATTAAATCAATATCATATATTGTATTGAAACCATTAAGGCTGATAAACTTAATTGATACTAATCATTAAGGCTGATAAACTTAATTGATACTAAACAATGTATACTGTATTGGTATCATTAAGGCTGATATACTGTATTGGTATGTTTTATGGTTTCTTGTTCCGAAATTACTCATTAGTCAATGATACtataagagtatatatataatttaaagtaTCATTGACTAATGAATAATTTATGAACAAGAAAACATTAACGAtaccataaaaatatatagatacTTTTATAGTATAATTGACTAATGAgtaatttatgaaaaagaaacaTTAATGATaccttaaaaatatatagataatgtTAATATTNtatatatatatatatataatgtcattGACTAATGAATGCTTTCTTAAGAAGAAACcttaatgatattattataatatatatatatacatacttgTAGTATCAGTTAAgtgaaaattatcaattttaatgatattaatataatatacaatacTAATTTAGTATCAGTTAAGCGTAAATTATcgactttttgagaaaatgaattataatttttttccaagtgaTGAGTACttcttgaaaatataattattttaaattttctgacCCATTTaacatttatgtaattttttcatgaattaagTCAAATTTAACGGATCAGAATAAATTAAATCTAACTTAATTTATTTGgatcaaaataaatcaaataatgaaCCTAGATAAAACAATCCAATCAGCCTGCATGATGCAAATTGAAGCACTGTGCGATACATGTGAAAACAAGATGATATTTCTCATatccaaaaaatatattgatattttaggacacatgaaattaaaaattcactgacttctaaaaaataaagaagtatcTTCCATTTTTCGAGAATAATTGAATGAATAGCATTAAAATGCACTTCAGCCaagagttaaaatttaaaattcaggatgatatttttctattattttatttttttaaatatttttattcttttaaatttaatatatttttaatttttaaaaatattaatttatttaaataaaatattatagaatTTTTAGATATCTAGCAAAACTTTGATCATTTAgcattattcaaaataataagaTCAACATGAGGCACGTAATAGGGGCATGCATGTGAGCCATCGTGGTAGTAATTTTAAAAGAGTAATGTTAAATGACaagaaatttgataaaaaatttaaaaattatactttttgtggtcttaaattaaaattatgttatacaaaattatctttcaattttgtgaatttaaacatgtcatgtgataatctaaaattaaaatatcatcaaaaagaaaatatgttattttttttaaatagattaaaaataaaataaaattatttatttttgaaatgagAGATTTACTACAGAATGAGGTAACCTTTATTAGAaagtattttacttttaatgtaaaattttttaccaaacacaACTATAATCGAATTTCAATTTAGATACCAAGAcacctaataaaataaaaaaaagtacatgGGGTGCTACAGGACACGTGGTATGCTAAGGACACGTTTTgaaagtaaacaaataaaaatgaattgtcAAAAATATCAGTCCTTCCTTTCAATTTTGTTCGTTGACACACATTTCGAAAAacgttaaataaaaaaataaatttttattgatcGAACTCATAAACAGATTTGTAGATTTGTtggatttttttctctttagttATTTTAACAATGCTATTTTcctattaaattattaaatcacTCATAATTTGTACTTTTTAAACACAATTTGCTAATTTTGATCGGATACTCTATTGTAATTGCCTTCAATTGTGTTcgtattgtaatgattttgattgaaggGATGTATAAACTGTGTGTTAGTTTCATTTAGTTTGTAAtgttttcaaatgacttaaattaaaacacaattattttcgaacatttttattatatattgaacTAATAAGTTCtgaaacaatatatatatcatctaTCAATACCCCTCACAAAATCTTGTTTCATATTAGTCAACGATATTTAGAAAAACAAATTATGGGTGATTTAATGACTCAATAGGtaaataatatgattaatatacatgagaaaaaaatttcaataaatctAAGAATCTGTttatatatttagaaatttttattatataaaactCTTTCAACCATCAACTAAAGTTGCTCCAAATCACGAATACAGATCCaataatttcatataataaaaGCTCATCAACTTCCATAAAATTTCAATGTTCTTCAAATCTTAGCAATGACAGTCAGATCAACGTAATTAAGATTGTGACATTTTACCTGTAATAATACCAAATTTAAACAATTCAAGAAAATGATATGATCTTcacaaaataactttttaactctaataaataacatcaaatttaaacagtttaagaaaataatatgatcttcacaaaataactttttaactgtataataatatcaaatttaaaCTTAGTTTAAGATGTTGATATTGATCTCCGTGAAATTGAAGTATCTCGAAATTCGAATAGAAATTAAAGAGTTATTTGACCATTtcctataaatatatatttaaataaaataataaaaataatgaccaTGAcacttaataattaataataacttCAAATACACCAGTGTTATAAATTTATTGTGTTATGTGGATGATCTattagagttatccaacaattaattggattcatgtattagtgtttccaatgtgataagattccaaggtgatatgaaccttgatgATAAGTATGTATAATTTCAAGGTGATCTTTGactatgatatctcaacactataaatagagatatcattcaccattgtatatacttgaataagaagaaaattcctcttcttctatctacttctctttatgattatattcttatgagttTGATTTTACAACAATCagaaaatatttgacaaaattaaaaataacgtaaatatatcaaaaaaacaaaaacaggTTTGCCAcatacgttttttttttttttaaaaaaaagagtattTTCTCTATATCCCCACCTACCAAATTCATTAGAGCAAAACACTTTGCACACTACAAATAAGAGTACCTTAGAGCcaaccaaaaattcaaaaaacatCTAAAAATTTGCCCTAACATATTAAATACTAACTTGTCTTCCAAAAAtggcagcagcaacaacaaacCATGTTGAACAACAACACGACGTCGTTGTAGTTGTAGTTCCTCTCCCTGCACAAGGCCATCTCCACGCAGCCATCGAACTCTCCCACCGCATCTCCTCCGCCAACATCCCTGTTTACTTCGTCAGCACCGCCGCTCACGTCCGTCAAGCTCAGTCGCGTGCTGTCGGCTGGGATCCACTGAACACCACAAATCTCAATTTCATCGATTTTCCGGTAACATTCGAGGTACCTCCTCCTAATCCAGATGCATCCATCAAATTCCCTTCTCAACTTGTTCCTGCTTTCAATTCTTCATTGCAACTCCGTGAACCAGTTACAGATCTGGTAAATAAATTGGCTTCAACATCGAGAAGAGTTGTTGTGATTCATGATTTTCTCACTTCCTGGGTTGTTCAAGATGTACCAAAAATACCCAATGCAGAGTGTTACTGTTTACACACTGTTTCTGCTTTTCTTGTGTTCTCTTATATCTGGGATGCTGCTAGACCACCTGTACCTCCTGAAGCTGAAGCTGTACTTAAACAACTTCCCTCTCTCGATGGTTGTAATTCTCCTGAACTCGAAGAATTTGCTAAGAAGCAAATAGCTGCAAGAGTTCCTGGCGTTGGAAATATTTTCAGTACATCTCGAGTTATTGAAGGATTGTATATTGATCTAATGGATAAAATGATGGGAGCTTCAGGTTTTAAGCATTGGGCTCTTGGTCCATTCAATCCTGTAAATCTGGAATTTGACAAAAAGGAAAACCGCCATTATTCACTTGAGTGGCTTGACAAACAACCAGCTAGGTCGGTGATTTTCGTTTCCTTTGGATCAACAACTTCGTTATCCGAAGATGAAATCAGAGAGCTAGCTATTGGGCTGGAAGCAAGTCAACAGAGATTTATCTGGGTCCTGAGGGACGCAGATAAAGGAGATATATTCTCCGGTGAAGTTCGAAAATGTCAATTGCCTGAAGGATATGAAAAGAGGGTATCGGAAAGAGGACTTGTAATGAGAGATTGGGCACCACAATTGGAAATTTTAGGACACCCGTCTACGGGTGGATTCATGAGTCATTGCGGGTGGAATTCTTGTATGGAGAGTATTACAATGGGAGTTCCAATCGCGGCGTGGCCAATGCATTCTGATCAGCCTAGAAATGCGTTGTTCATAACTGAAGGACTGAAAACAGGGATATGGGTGAGAAAATGGGAGCAAAGAAACGAAGTGATCCCAGCAGAAACTGTTGAAAAAGTTGTACGAACGTTAATCGCCTCTCCGGAGGGAGAGGAGATGAAACGAAATGCTACAGCGATCAAGGAAGCAGTGAAATTATCGGTAATGGAGGGTGGGGTAACGCAGAAGGAAATGAAATCTTTTGTTGCCCACATTACtagatagattttttttttcgtttaatATTGGTGATGTTCGTGCTAGTTTATGCGCACTTTAACCCTTTGATCCTGTatcgaaataaatattttgaataactCTATCTATCTATCAAGTATGCTTGCCCTTTTTGAACTCGAGTGATTGCTTAATGTTATGGATgcaatcttttttttattaatatcgatttcaaattaataataaaattgtctCTATCTGGCTTATAAGCGAAACGTAGTCATTAATATTGGTTATCAATATACGCTACTTACACTACATCCTCTTGAAATGTGGTACTTTCTTGAATTTGCATGAACACGAAATGCATCATGCACTAATAAGGATTTTGAGAAATGATTAATTTGCATGAACACGAAATGCATCATGCACTAATAAGGCTTTTGAGAAATGATATAATCGTAAGAATAGAGATTGGAAATATATCAATCAAAACATATGAGAAAAAGTGAGCAAGGAGGACATTTTACAACTTCTTTTTTGCCATTGAATCAGGGGCGAGCTACCTTCATTATGAACCCATTCGACAGAAAatgatattatttatgtatggtcaaaataagtttatatgtatatatagtagatatcGAATCcactttaattatttatttctacaaattttgaaccccttattgaaaattctgaTTCAGTCTCTGCATTGACTCATTAATCAATTTTGTTAGAAATTCACAAATTaatagacatatatatatatttatttaatattttaatacaaatataatctataaaaaattattaaattcgtTTAAAACCTACGAATTCTCACTTAGCTCCGCTTTGGGTGGGGCACGAGGTGTGGGGAGATGGAGGGGCTGGGATTTGGTGGCGGGCTATATATGTGAGAGTAAAAATATCCAATTTTGAAGGCATGAAACAcatttctaaattaaaaaaacaaaaaaggttTGTCCGCCCCCCAACCCCCACTTTAAAACattagttaaaatattttagataaaattctcattttcagaaaaataaataaatcatattttgattATCTTATGTAAATGATCTATCGATTGCATTAATAAACTATCAATTTGAGACGCATAATGGAAATATGAATTTGTGTGTGCATGTATTTACAAATCtgttaactatttttattttgtcaaaGTGTTAGaagaataacaataacaataataataataataatgagtaCGTGTAATGAATCGAGTAAGGTACTGTTTGGAAAAATTATTCTggttttgtaaaatattttagcAATGCCATAAAGAAATAGACTAACTATGTAAGTAACAAATATCTTTTactaaaatcattataaatattaaGCATCATTAGTCATAGTTACAAAATTCATTGTCCACAAAAAATACTCCACCTTTTTCTTAATAATTCTACAGAAATTAAATTGATGTGGACATTAGGAATATGTAATACAGTACTGAATGTCAGTTTTATCATATATGTGAATTTGAGGACTTCCTTTTATAAGAACGTAGTTGTTCTTCGGtcgtcaaaataaataattatttcttctttctCAATTTAGACGTAtgacataaaattatttttgttatataagTATATTTTGTAGTATCAAAGTCTCTCACTCAATTTCTCACATTgacttcaatatttttatctGAAAAGActataataattatatcatctatttcaGCTAAACTTATTTTTAGCTTAGCAAATTGTCATTTCTTTCAAATATTCTTTACGAAGACTTTGTTATTAGTTTTGAGCTTGTTATTCATGTCCACTAACAATGcttgtacttttttttatataaagatGGGATAGAATAACTGGAACAAGTAGTGACCAAGATAGCACCAATATCAATATCATCAATATTCAACAACATATCTTATTTGTCATAATTTCATAGATTTTGGAAAATACGAATGTAttgtaataattaataataataatttatatattgatataaacGATACATATTCATACTAGATATTATccttaaaaactattttaaactATCTGAAATATTTCTCCAGATTTAAATAAGATTTAATAAGGTGTGAAATATTTCTCCAGATTTAAATAAGATTTAATGAGGTGAAGTTGTTAGTACTTACATGTGAAGTCCATGTGCTGAGTATCATCCTTCATCAAAATATGTGAAGGTCTATAACCAACTTGTCAAGTGATTTACTTTGGGATCAAGTAACCAATTCATTTaaacaatatacatataatttttataaccaACGAAATTTGTATTTGCTGTTATTTGGATGCGCACCAAATAAAATCTCAAACTCTTCTGCATTAGCTTGCAAATCAAATAGGAGAAATCACTCGCATTAGGCAAGTTTGATATGACGAGCTCGATTCAGACTAACCCCTTGCTTTCGCAAGTAAGAGTTCAAACTTGAGACCTCTAACATGAAAATTCCAAATCTAAATCATCGATCATTTCAACGGAAAGTAGGCAAATTgcttttcttttaacttttttgtttGGCTATTTATATGCCAATTACTTGGTTATTACCATTACTACAACATGAGAATAACTTGAACATAAAAAATTAGCAACTTGAGCACCAAGATTACTAATTTGGACAAGAAAAATTGAATTCACATGGGCATCCATTTGacttcaattattttcaataagttaatgaatttaatattataatataactataataataataaaattatttcataaattagATATGTATTTCCAAATTGAGCCAACCAAGAAGCAACTAAAAATTTTGCCCAAA is a genomic window containing:
- the LOC107004845 gene encoding zeatin O-glucosyltransferase-like, coding for MAAATTNHVEQQHDVVVVVVPLPAQGHLHAAIELSHRISSANIPVYFVSTAAHVRQAQSRAVGWDPLNTTNLNFIDFPVTFEVPPPNPDASIKFPSQLVPAFNSSLQLREPVTDLVNKLASTSRRVVVIHDFLTSWVVQDVPKIPNAECYCLHTVSAFLVFSYIWDAARPPVPPEAEAVLKQLPSLDGCNSPELEEFAKKQIAARVPGVGNIFSTSRVIEGLYIDLMDKMMGASGFKHWALGPFNPVNLEFDKKENRHYSLEWLDKQPARSVIFVSFGSTTSLSEDEIRELAIGLEASQQRFIWVLRDADKGDIFSGEVRKCQLPEGYEKRVSERGLVMRDWAPQLEILGHPSTGGFMSHCGWNSCMESITMGVPIAAWPMHSDQPRNALFITEGLKTGIWVRKWEQRNEVIPAETVEKVVRTLIASPEGEEMKRNATAIKEAVKLSVMEGGVTQKEMKSFVAHITR